Part of the Mesotoga infera genome is shown below.
GATAACCACTAAGAGCGATCTAATAGCGAGAGATCTGCATTTGCTGAAAGACATTTCCAAGCGGTACTGCTCAGTGGTCTTCACGCTCACTACAACAGATGACGTGTTGGCAGAAAAGGTTGAACCAGCTGCACCTTCACCTTCCAGAAGGATTGAAGCTATCCGTGTTCTTGTTGATGAGGGTATTCATGTGGGAATCGCCATGACGCCGATTCTTCCGTTCGTTGAAGATGACATTGACAATCTCTCAGCTATACTTGCAGCTGCAAATGATGCAGGCGCAAGCTTCGTATACGCTTCAACTGGAATGACTTTGAGAGATAGGCAGAGAGAGTATTACTACAATAGACTCGATCAGTACTTTCCCGGTCTGACCGAAATGTACAGAAGAACATACGGAGAAACGTATTCCTGTAGCTCCCCAAAAACCCATGAGTTGAAGAACTTCATTAAGACAAAAACAAACTTGCTTGGCATGAAACTTCTTGCATTTGGCGAACCAGTTGTTTGCCCTGATCTTGATTCACAGCGTATGCTATTTTAGCATACGATCGCTTTCCGCTAAGCTCGTCAATCGCCGCTAGCTCTATACAGAGAGAATCCTTTTTTTCTGCGTCCTGAAATAGGACTTCTTCAGGAAAGACTTCTAACAATGGCTGAAGAGGTGTCTTGTGTGGCAAAATATTCTCGAGTTAACCCTTAGACGGCTTCGCTGTCCTTAAAGGGGCAGCATTTTTTATTCTGTCGATTGCTGATCAAACTACTTGCCTTTTCTCATCGACAATCTCTTCTTCATCCAGACTTTCAATATCACAGGTTGCTCCCAGAGAAAAACTCTTCGTTTGACCTCCCTTGAGAGGCCCGAAAATAGCCGTATACAACATAGACCAGAGCATGACGAAAAAAGGTGCTGGATCGCGTGCGTCCCAGGAATCATCCTTGAGTTTCTTTCTGCTTTTGAAGAAACCTTTCAGATTACCGAACTTCCCTTTGAAAAGCGTGCTGAAAAACCAGCCAATCTCCATGGCGGTCGTATAGGTTCCGTTTCCAGTTTCCAAAGGAGAGAGTTGGGGCGCCTCGTTTTTGATCACCAAATCTATGTAGGCGCTTACCATATCTAATCCAGAAGTGTACGCCACCAGCAACCCGGGACTCATTCTGGGATTGACGTCAACAAGATAATACCCATTGCTATCTCTCTCATGTAGGAAATCCATTGATATGAACCCTGAATAGTTGAGATCACTGACTATCTTCTTCACATTGCCAAGCACTTCTTCACATTCAATAGAGATTCTGCAAGTGCCTATTCCGCCTGATTCAGGATACTCTCTCAAATTGTGATAGATGACGTTCGCTATTACTTGGCCATTGTAAGCTAAGCCCGTTGTACATATTTGGTAGGGATGTTTCCATTCCTGGACAAGATGCTTGTCGCCATCAAGGTCCTTCGAATACTTAGTGAATTCATCCTTGGAGTTGACTTTTGAAATACCTTCAGCAGAGCGAAGATTTCTAGGTTTTATCACTATCGGAAAGCTACTGTCGGTAGGTTCGAAATTCTTCAGAAGCATCGTCCCGGGAACGCTTATCCCTAGAGACCTGGCGTAATTTGTCATGAGAAATTTGTCGTGTAGGAGCCTAATATGCTCATAAGAAGGAACAATAATCTTAACTCGCCCCTCCAGCAAATCTGAATGCTTGCTCAAAACAAAGCCCTCTTCAAAGGTTGGAAATAAGACGCCAATTTCCAATTCCTCTATCTTCTCCATAAGGCAACGAACGAAAGCTCTGCCATTCTCGCTTACCGAAGGATATATAAACTTACCTTTTAGATACCTTGAATACAGC
Proteins encoded:
- a CDS encoding ATP-grasp domain-containing protein, with protein sequence MRVLVTGARMWYAINTIRLLAQGGYEVFAADSKKLSGGLYSRYLKGKFIYPSVSENGRAFVRCLMEKIEELEIGVLFPTFEEGFVLSKHSDLLEGRVKIIVPSYEHIRLLHDKFLMTNYARSLGISVPGTMLLKNFEPTDSSFPIVIKPRNLRSAEGISKVNSKDEFTKYSKDLDGDKHLVQEWKHPYQICTTGLAYNGQVIANVIYHNLREYPESGGIGTCRISIECEEVLGNVKKIVSDLNYSGFISMDFLHERDSNGYYLVDVNPRMSPGLLVAYTSGLDMVSAYIDLVIKNEAPQLSPLETGNGTYTTAMEIGWFFSTLFKGKFGNLKGFFKSRKKLKDDSWDARDPAPFFVMLWSMLYTAIFGPLKGGQTKSFSLGATCDIESLDEEEIVDEKRQVV